The window GAGGAGAGCCTGATCGAAGTGCCGCGCGAGGCGAAGTACCCCGTGCCGGCCGGCGGGCTTTGCTCGACGGGGCCGGACTTGGCGAAACTGTACCAGGCGATGCTGCGGCTGGGCGAATGTGACGGACATCGCCTGCTCACTCCCGAAAGCGTCGCCGAATTGACGCGGTTGCAAACCGGTTCGCTGGAAACGGGCTTCGTCCCCGGCATGGGTTTCGGGCTCGGTTGGGCATATGTGCGCGAACCGCAGGGCGTAACGGGCGCCCTCTCGCCCGGGAGCTTTGGCCACGGCGGCGCCTTTGGCACTCAGGCTTGGATCGACCCCCAGCGTGGCTGGTTCGCGATCCTGCTGATCCAACGTGTTGGCCTTCCGAATGCGGACGCATCGGCAATGCGTGGAATTCTGCAAGCACAGGCGGCCGGTGCGATCTCGCCTTGACGTCGGACTCGCAGACACTGGCGCGCTGCGCGGCAAACTAATTCCGCCGCCCCTTTGCCAACTTGGCTCGGACGGCGTTAGAATCGTTATGGTCGCTCGATCCAGCGCGCAACCGGGGCGGAGTTCTCGTCTCGGGCCAATTCCTTTGCGCTGGAATTGGGGCGTCGCAAATTACAATGCAAGGAATTGACCTTGCTGAGCGCAGCCCGGGCCTGAACAGGGTAACGGGCCGCCGCGTAGAAACCAACTCACTTGCTTTTCTTCGTCGCCCGGGATTGGCGCAACCCGGGCCTCGCGATTGTCGCCAGGGCAAAGGAATTAGCAGCATGAATCGCTTCATTTCGAAACTCCTGGCCGTTGCCCTGGCACTTTCGCCAGCGGCTTGGCAGAGCGTCTCGGCGGCCCCTTTGGCGACGGAGGACGTGCTGCCGACCGCGCCCGACGATCCGTCGAAGAAACAATACAAAGAGATCCAAGACGCCGTCGTCAAGTTCCAAGCCGGCGACTTGGATGGCACGTTGACGCTCTTGGAGCAGGCGCACGAAAAATATCCCGAGCTGGCGCCGGCGCAGATCCTGCTGGCGCAGATGTTTTTCAAGGCGATGAGTTCCACGACCGGCCAGAAGCAAGCGCAGCTGCTGACCTACGGCCGGGGAGCGTTGGAACGAGCCGTGGAGAAAGACAAGAACGACCCGGACGCGTATCTGTTCCTCGGCGACCTGGCCTTTGCCCAATCGCGGCTCACGGAAGCGGAGCTGCTGTTTACCAAAGCGAACGACCTCACGAATGCCATGGACGCGGCCAACCCGCGTAAGGCCGATTTGCACAAGCGCTGCCTGGCCGGAAACGCCTCGGTGGCCGAAGCGCGGAGCAACTTGGACGAAGCCATCAAGCTGTTGACCGAACTGGCGGAAACCTCGCCGGACAATCCATTGGCCCACTATCGCCATGGGCAGGTCTTGTTCAAGAAGAAGGAAGCCCGCAGCGCTTTCGAGGCCTTCAAGAAGGCCGTGGCGATCAAGGCCGATTTGGGCCCCGCCGGCATCGTCATGGCCCGCCTGTTCGAGCAAGCGGCGCAACAAGGAGACGCGGCCGCACGCAAGTCGGCGGACGACTGGATCGCCTACTCGATCTCGGCCAAGCAGGGTGGGAAGGATCCCTTGTCACACCTGGCGGTGGCGCGGATGTACTGGGATCGCGACGACGTCGCCAACGCGAAGAAGCACGCCGAGATTTCGCTCGGTCTGGATCCGAATTCCAAGGAGTTGAAGCTGCTCCTGGGGCTGATCGCTCGTTACGAAAAGGATTTGCCGACAGCCGAAAAGCTGTTCGAGGAAGTTTACAAATCTGACCCGAGCAACTTTGCCGCGGCGAATCAGTTCGTGATTTCGTTGATCGATCAGGACGATGACACCAGAAAAGGTCGCGCCTTAGTCATCGCCGAAGCCAACATGAAGGACCACCAGAGCACCAATTTCGCTCCCACCGCAGCGGCCACGCTGGGTTGGGTCTACTACCGGCTCGGTCGTACGCAGGACGCCCAAAAGATGTTGCAATCGGCCATGCAGGCCGGGCGCGGCAATATCTCAGGCGACACCGCTTACTACGTCGCAAAGATCCTCATCGACAGCGGCCGGGCCGACGACGCTAAGGCCCTGCTGAAAACGACGTTGCAGGGCAAGGGACCATTCCCGTACCGCACCGACTGCCAGGCGATGCTGGCTCAGTTGGAGAACTCGTCGACGCCGGTGACACCGGACACGACTCCGGCCACGGATTCGAGTTCGCCGCCGAATTAGTAAGCGCGCCTTCCCTGGGCTTAAGTGGCGATGTTAATTCAGTCTTTCAGCCCCGCTGCTTTCCTGGCAAAGCAGCGGGGCTTTTTTCGCGCTTGTACGGATAGCGGCCTTGGCGTATCCTCCCGCCGCGCTGTAATGGATTGCGGCGCGCGAAATGCGCACATTTCCTATCCTGCCAAGCCATGGCTATGGGCCGATTGCGAGCCACGGTCGCCGTCCTGATCGCTTTCCTTGGCGTGTCATGCGCTGGGTGCGCGACTTTGTTTTCGTCGGACGATGGCAAAGCATCGCTCGAGCCGCAGGCCAAGGATGTCGCAGCCAGCCGAGACCAGGAATCAGCGGTGAAACCCGCGTTGGGCGCAGCTCAGCCGCCTTTGATGGCAACGGGCGCTTTGCCGGCGCAGTCCCAGGCGCCGCCTCCATCGCCGGAGCAATTCGTCGGGCAGTTGCCAGGCCTCGACCCAGCCACGCAGGCGCGATTGCTCGCCGATCTTAAGCAAACTGATCCGGCCCATTGGCCGCAGTTGCTGCAAGCGTTTCGAGTCGCTGCCGGTCGCGGCGCGAACCCGCGTCCTACGGGTGAACTGCCCCCACAATCGACGGTCGATGGTTCTCCCGCGATGGCGGCAACCGCTGACGTCTCCTCAAAACTGCGCGAGCATCCCTATCATCCGTCCGAGCGCCCCGCGGCGCCGACAACACCGCCCACGTCGACTTTGCCTGGTGAGCCTCCGACCGGGGGACTTGCCCAGGCGTTCGCGGCGAATCGCGATCCCCGAGCAGCCTTGGCGACATTGAACGATCCGCTCGACGGCGACACTTCCGCCGTACGTCAAGTCAGCTATGAAAGCTCCGCTTCGAGCAATGCCCAGAGCGCCGAACAAGCAATCAGCGCCGCGATTCGCGAGTTGGAGGCCTCGGGCGATCATGCCGTGGCAGGTTCCCAGGAAGCGGCGCGCCGGCAAATCGAACTGCGACTGCTGTATCTGGCCGCCGGACGGCGCGACGATTCACTGAAACCGATTCCCGGCCTGACCTCCGCCGAGCAGGAGTTTTGGTCGTCGCAACTGTACGCGTTGTCGGCCTGGCTCGACGCCGAAAAAACGCCCGCCGCCGATCGCCGCGCGAATGAGGCGCTCGCGCATCTGGATCGCGCGCGGGGCAAACTGGCGGAGATCGGCACGCTGCAAGTTCGCAGTCCGGAATTCTGCACCCGCGTCGACGGTTTTGGCGCGTTCACGAAGTTCAAGGAGAACGTGTTCAAACCGTCGCAAGAAGTGGTGCTGTACGTCGAGTTGGAGAATTTCCACTGCGACTCGACCGACGGCGGCTATCGCACGGCCCTTAGTAGCCGGTATCGCATTCTCGACAGCCAAGGTCGGCAGGTCACCGAGTATGAGTTCCCGGCCATCGAGGAAGTTTGTCAGAACCGTCGCCGGGACTACTACATCTCCTTCCGCGTGACGATGCCAGGGCGCGTGTACGACGGCCGCCACACGCTACAATTGACCGTCGAGGACACGCTCGGCAAAAAGGTCGGGCAGACCTCGATCGAATTCGCGATCAAAGAGTAAGCCGGCCGACGCGATGCCCACCGAGCGCTATGACCTGATTGTCGCCGGCACGGGCGCCGTGGGGAGTGCCGCCCTGTGGCAGGCCGCCCAGCGCGGACTGCGCGTCCTTGGCATCGATCGCTTCCCGCCGGGGCATGATCGCGGCAGTTCGCACGGCCGCACGCGGATCATTCGCCACGCGTACTTTGAGCACCCGGACTACGTGCCGCTCCTGTTGCGCGCCTATGAACTCTGGGCCGAGTTGGAAAACGCCCGCGGCGAGCAACTCTTACGGCAGACGGGCCTGCTGCAAGTCGGCCCGGCCGATGGCTTTGTCGTCAACGGCGTCGTCGAAAGCGCCCGGCGCCACGGCCTGCACGTGGAAGCCCTTTCCGCCGACGACTGCCAGCAACGCTTTCCGGCCTTTCGCATTCCGCCCGATCACGTCGCCGTCTTCGAGCCCAAGGCCGGCTTCCTCCACGTCGAACGCTGCGTGATCGCCCAAGCGGAGGAAGCTCAACGGCTAGGGGCCGTTCTACGCCTGAACGAGACGGTGCAAAGTTGGCAGCAGCGTGGCGATCACGTTATCATTCAGACCGACCAGCAGGAATACAGCGCCGCGCGGCTAATCATTTCGGCCGGCGCTTGGGCCGGGCAATTGCTCGCGGAACTTGACATCCCGCTGACGGTGCGGCGCAAACCGGTCTATTGGTTCGAGCCGCGTGATGAGCGTTACGACGCGGACCAAGAGTGCCCGGCGTATCTGTTCGAAACACTTGCGGGCGTATTCTACGGTTTCCCGCGCATCGACGAGCACGGCGTGAAAGTTGCCGAACACTCCGGCGGCGAAGCAGTCGCCGATCCTCTGACCGTCGATCGCTACGATCGCGCCTCCGACCGGGAACCGTTACTTCGATTCACCGCCGCGCACCTGCCGGGCGTCACCGACCGCGTGCTCGGACACAGCGTCTGCCTGTACACGATGTCGCCAGATGAGCATTTCATCGTCGACTGTCATCCCGATTTCCCCGCGGTGGCCTTCGCCGCCGGCCTCTCCGGCCACGGCTTCAAATTCGCCCCGGTTCTGGGACAAGCCTTGGTCGAACTGGCAGTTAACGGCCGGACGGATTTGCCAGTGGAATTCCTGTCGCTGGGACGCGACGGTTTGTCCCGCCCAAGTGAACCGTCCCGGCGGGACTCATGAACCGGTTTTTCCACCCTTGTCGCCCGTCGGTCTAGCCGCTACATTGCTGGTTTCCCTTGGGCCGATTCCCGGTCGAACGGGGGGCCGTTGCCTGTCGGATAATGGTTTGTCTGACACGGGCGGCGATTTCCGCTTTGAAGGATGGGATTGAGATGCTTTCGCAGAAGTCGTACGTCGCCAAGCCGGGTGAAGTCGAGCAGAAATGGCTGCTCGTCGACGCCAAGGACAAAATCGTCGGTCGCCTGGCCTCCGACATCGCCGTGATCCTGATGGGCAAGCACCGCCCAACCTATACGCCGCACACCGATACCGGCGACTTCGTCGTGGTCACCAACGCGGAACGCGTGGTGTTCACCGGCAAGAAGTGGGACCAGAAGCGCTACACCTGGTACACCGGCTACACGCGGCAGAAGAGCGAGTCGGCCGCCGAGCGGCTCGCCAAGCAGCCGGAGACGATTCTCCGCGAGGCGGTCCGCCGGATGCTGCCGAAGAACAAGCTCGCCACGAAGATGTTGGACAAGCTCAAGGTCTATAAGGGTCCTGAGCATCCGCATCAGGCCCAGAATCCCCAGCCCGTCGAGTTGGCGGTCAGCTAAGGGTCGATTTCCCGTCTCAAATCATTTACGCATCGCTTAGAGGATCGTCCGTCGATGGCCAACGCCACTGCAGATTCGCTCGGAACTGGACGCCGTAAGACCTCAGTCGCCCGCGTGCGCATTCGCCCGGGTTCCGGCAAGATCACGATCAACAAACGGCCGCTCGACGATTTCTTCCACAACGTGAAGGATCGGGCTGCGGTGCTGGCCCCGCTGGAAACCACGGGCCAGGTAGAGACGGTCGATGTGATCATCGACGTCAAAGGCGGCGGCATGACCGGTCAATCGGGCGCCTGCAAGCTCGGCATCGCCCGGGCCCTGAAGGGCCATAGCAGCGAGATGGAAGCCGCGCTCCGCCAGGCGAGCATGCTGACTCGCGACGGCCGCATGAAAGAACGCAAGAAGTACGGCCTCCGCGGCGCCCGCCGTGGCACGCAGTTCTCGAAGCGTTAAACTTTCAGTCGCAGCTCCCATACGATTAACGACCCCCGCGCGGCAATCGCCCGGGGGTCTTTTCGTTGGCATAGTCGCCTTTCGCGGTGCGAAAGGCGCCTGTGGAGCGTGAACCCAAAATTGGGGTTCAACGAAACACTATCCCGACGCGCGACTTCGCGCACGTCGTGCGCGAGGCGGCACGACGTCCCAGGCCAGGCCGACGCATTTGAGGGCCAGGATCATCAGGTAGGTCGTGTCAAGCTCCCACCAGCGGTGCTGCACGGTCGCGCTCGCGGGATCCCAATGGTGGTTGTTGTGCCAACCTTCGCCATTCGCCAGCAGGGCCACGAGCCAGTTGTTGCGGCTGTTCTCGTCCGTGTCGTGCGTGCGATACCCGTAGAGATGCGTCAACGAGTTGACGCTCCAGGTAATGTGCCAAACGGCAACAGTCCGCAGCAGCACGCCCCAGATGACCAGGCTGGCGCCCCATTGGCTCGAAGCCGCCCAGGAATCGCCCATCGCCAGCCCCAAGCACAAGCCGCAAAGGTAGTAGGCAAGTGCCTGCGTTAGATAAATCCACATGACCCAGAGCGGCCGCTTCTCGAGCGCCATGAAGAACGGATCGCTCAGTACGTCTTGGGCGTATTTGTGATACACGCCGATGCTGTGATTCGTCGGATTGCGTCGAAACAGCCAGCCGATGTGCGACCAGCCGACGCTATCGAACGGCGAATGCGGATCTTCCATTTCGTCGGAATGGCGATGGTGCATCCGGTGCGTCGCGACCCAGCGCCCAGGCGTGTCTTGCATCGAGCAAAGCGCGATGACCGACAACACGCGCTCGAAAAACGGGTAGGTGCGAAAGCTCCGATGGGACAACAGTCGGTGATACCCGATATTGATGCCGAAGCAGCCGAAAAAGTGGACGCCCACGAACATCACCGCCACGCCCGTCCAAGAAAAAAACCAGGGCACTGTCGCCAACAAAGCCAGCGCATGAATAGCGACAATCGGCAGGAAATAGGGCCAAAACAGCGGGAGCTTCAGGAGCGAAGGGTTCTGCGGACGGGAAAAATCGACCGTTGCCGCCGTGATTGCTTCCTGCATCACACTCACCAATCTGAGTCAGAAGTTTCCGCTGCGAACTCCGCTCGCATCTGCTAGCATCGCTAGCGCCGGACAGCACGAGATGTTTGAAGTCTATAGAGTTCTCGCAATTCGCGATACAGCTGCTTGGTTGCATATTGCGGCCGGAGCGCCGAATACCACGCCGACAACCAGATCGATGTCAGTGATGTTGAGCGTTCGCCGTCCAATCCGCCGCGAAACGAATCAGCGCTGCAGGCCAATGAGCGCGGCGCCGAACCCAATGCAGCAGATGCCCAGCCACGCGATCGGCGCGGGGCGTTCGTTCAGAAATAGTGTCGCGAACACTGCAACGAGTACCACGCTTAGTTTGTCGATCGGCGCCACTTGCGACACCGCGCCGGCCTTAAGCGCTCGAAAGTAGCAAAACCAAGACGCGCCGGTCGCCAATCCCGACAGGATGAGGAACAGGCCCGCACTGGGAGGCAGCGTCAGCGGACTGCGCCACTTTCCCAGACCCCACACCAGAAAAGCCAACACGGCGAAGATCACGGCAGTGCGGATCAGTGTGGCGTAGTCGGCGTCGACTTCCTCCAAGCCTACCTTTGCAAAAATAGCCGTCAGCGCGGCAAATACTGCGGACAACAGCGCCCAAAAAAGCCAGTGGTCGGTGATTGACATAGTGATCGGCCCGCCAAAACTGCGGGAGTGGACGCCGGACGTGCGACGGACGCTGTTTGGCGGGGATCGCCCCGCGCCAATACCAGACGGTCAGCAAAGGGCCGCAGAAGGACGACGCTAACTATAGCATCGTAACCGGTCGCGAAAGAACGTTGACCGTAATTCCAGGTGCACTCACGGGACCGCAATCCAATGACGGCTGGCGGAGCGGTACGGATGATTGCCAATAGGCTGAACGGAGAGGACAGGATTCGAACAAGTACGAAAAACACGGCGAAAATGTGGGTTTCCCATGAACGCGGCGCAGAATCCGGCGCAGTTGACTCGCGAATTGACGATTTGGACCTTCGATTGGCGGCCATCATTGACGCATGGCAGACATTGCCCGAGGCCGTGCGAGATCAAATCCTCGCCCTAGTTCGCGACGTGGCCACCTAGCGTCGGAGTAAGCGGTGCCGGAGTAAGCCCCCTGGCGTGGCGTAGGGCGGCCGGAGAGGCTCTCCAGCGGGCGATACGCACAACTGTAGAGACTTCGACGGCCGACATCCCGACGCCGCCAGCCGGCCCACCCCGGGGGGTACGCGCCCCCAAATCAAGTCGGTGCCATTCGTATGGGCGTATCAGAGGTTTTTCAATTTTTGCGGTATAGGTACTTCGCCGCCGCCGGCTCACCCAACAGAGATCTTCGATTAAATGCCCTTGTGGCTGTCACAACTCGCAATATGACGCGAATAAAGTACCAGACGCGGCTAGTGAGCCTGCTCCAACGGTAACCTAGTCATTCGGTTTTCATCCCCCAGTAATCCCCTTCGCGGCCGGAGTCCACGCCATGTCCCACACGGAAACGTACCATCGGACGTTCTTGCCGGACGGACCGTTCGAGAGCTTCGAGTCAGCGCACGGAAGAAAAGAAAAGAAGGTCCAGTGGCCGGACTTTGGTCCCCAGCAGCCGAGTCAGTTTCCCAATTTTCCGCAGAATCAAGTCACACCTCCCAAAACTCCGGCTGGATACCAGCCAATTAAGCCCTTTCCGGCCCAAAATCCTCAACCGGCGGTGAATCCGTACCCGGCACCTACCGGAAAGCCTTACTTGCGCACACAAGGACGATTTCGGATCATCCAGACGGATGGCGCAGGTTCATACAACGAAATCTGGGTCGTCGAAAAAGAGGATCAGAAATTCAATACCGTGGCCACCCCCTGGGAACAAGTCAACAGCAAACTGCTGCCGGGAGGACATACATTCGATCCGGTCGTCAACAAAAACCTTACAGTCGTTGGTTACGTCGGCGCTGTGTACGACAACCACATTTACGTTCCCAGTAGCTCCAAAGAGATCATTGAGAAGTTCCCCGACTTGGATCAGAACGTAGAGACGTTTCCTGAGTCGCACTTCGTGGCAGCTTTTCAGCAGCCTGGCTTTCGACAATGGGGCACATGGGACCCAAAAGAGTTGTGGTTCGTGGCGACCGACCCCGATGGTCACATCACGGCCGCCGAACACTTGGGCGGAACCAGCAATGCCGAGTCGGTGGCGAATCCGGATATTCGTTTCCTATTGCGTGTCCTCCCCGCGCTCCTCGGGAAACTGGTGCTGGTGGTCGGCACCGTAGGTGGCAAGCGGTTGCTGACGCGACTCGCCCGCCGGCGCGGGATGAACGCCTCCACCACAGGTGGCTCATCCGGCGGCAGACGAGGTGGTGGCATTCCCGGGGGTCCAGGCGCGATGGGAGGCAAGGCCGGCAAATTAACGGGAACTCCAGTTCATCATCCCAAGGTGACGGGGAGCATCGGGTCCACCGATGCGGAAGCGATTGCTCGCGAAAGGGAAGCGATGATGCGTTATGCGGATTCAGGCAATGTAAAACACGTTTGGATGGACGATGCCGCTCGTCCGAAATTCGGCGTAGCCGCGCATGGCGAGAAGTACCCCGACGTGACGGCTGAATTTAACAACGGAACCTGGGGGCTCGCCGAAGGCAAGGGAACGGATGTCACCAAGATGATCCAGCAGTTCGAGCGAGCAGGCCGAGTTCCAGAACTGACGGGAAAGATCGCCCGTCAAGAAGTTGTGGTGCAGCGGCTGAAGCCCCTTACTCATCCTGATGGTGGCACGTTTCAGATGGTAGGCCCCAATTTCGCCACTGGCAAGGAATATGGTTGGGCGTTGATGGACGTATCATCGCTGCCGGCGAAGCCTTTGATCGTCAATGGCATTCCGATCAAGGTGATCGTTATGGGAATTCCTGAATCTCAAGGCCTGAGACCATAACAGTCCTTCCAAGTCAATGTGCATATTTGCGAACCAGCCAACGCTACATGGGTGACGAAATCACGTTGCTTTTGCTGCTCGAGGCTGTGCGGGGTCGGATCGTCGATCTAGTTCAGAATGCGCCCACCCATCCGTCGGAGTGAGGGTGGCCTCTGTTGGCACCCAGCGTGACGCAGGGCGGCCGGGGGAGCAGACAGCGGCATTCGCGGTCCCACCGACTCGTCCGCCCTGTCAATCGACGACAGAGGCCACGCGACGGCCCACCCCGGGGGCAGGCCCCCCAAATCGTTATGCCCTTATTTGTATGTTCGGGTCGCCGAGTTTTTTGTTTTTTCGGAATTGCGACCAACCCAACGGCCAATTGGCAGGGGCCTCCGATTCAGGCGATACTTTGCGTTCGC of the Planctomycetia bacterium genome contains:
- a CDS encoding tetratricopeptide repeat protein, whose product is MNRFISKLLAVALALSPAAWQSVSAAPLATEDVLPTAPDDPSKKQYKEIQDAVVKFQAGDLDGTLTLLEQAHEKYPELAPAQILLAQMFFKAMSSTTGQKQAQLLTYGRGALERAVEKDKNDPDAYLFLGDLAFAQSRLTEAELLFTKANDLTNAMDAANPRKADLHKRCLAGNASVAEARSNLDEAIKLLTELAETSPDNPLAHYRHGQVLFKKKEARSAFEAFKKAVAIKADLGPAGIVMARLFEQAAQQGDAAARKSADDWIAYSISAKQGGKDPLSHLAVARMYWDRDDVANAKKHAEISLGLDPNSKELKLLLGLIARYEKDLPTAEKLFEEVYKSDPSNFAAANQFVISLIDQDDDTRKGRALVIAEANMKDHQSTNFAPTAAATLGWVYYRLGRTQDAQKMLQSAMQAGRGNISGDTAYYVAKILIDSGRADDAKALLKTTLQGKGPFPYRTDCQAMLAQLENSSTPVTPDTTPATDSSSPPN
- the solA gene encoding N-methyl-L-tryptophan oxidase; the protein is MPTERYDLIVAGTGAVGSAALWQAAQRGLRVLGIDRFPPGHDRGSSHGRTRIIRHAYFEHPDYVPLLLRAYELWAELENARGEQLLRQTGLLQVGPADGFVVNGVVESARRHGLHVEALSADDCQQRFPAFRIPPDHVAVFEPKAGFLHVERCVIAQAEEAQRLGAVLRLNETVQSWQQRGDHVIIQTDQQEYSAARLIISAGAWAGQLLAELDIPLTVRRKPVYWFEPRDERYDADQECPAYLFETLAGVFYGFPRIDEHGVKVAEHSGGEAVADPLTVDRYDRASDREPLLRFTAAHLPGVTDRVLGHSVCLYTMSPDEHFIVDCHPDFPAVAFAAGLSGHGFKFAPVLGQALVELAVNGRTDLPVEFLSLGRDGLSRPSEPSRRDS
- a CDS encoding fatty acid desaturase, encoding MQEAITAATVDFSRPQNPSLLKLPLFWPYFLPIVAIHALALLATVPWFFSWTGVAVMFVGVHFFGCFGINIGYHRLLSHRSFRTYPFFERVLSVIALCSMQDTPGRWVATHRMHHRHSDEMEDPHSPFDSVGWSHIGWLFRRNPTNHSIGVYHKYAQDVLSDPFFMALEKRPLWVMWIYLTQALAYYLCGLCLGLAMGDSWAASSQWGASLVIWGVLLRTVAVWHITWSVNSLTHLYGYRTHDTDENSRNNWLVALLANGEGWHNNHHWDPASATVQHRWWELDTTYLMILALKCVGLAWDVVPPRARRARSRASG
- the rplM gene encoding 50S ribosomal protein L13, with the translated sequence MLSQKSYVAKPGEVEQKWLLVDAKDKIVGRLASDIAVILMGKHRPTYTPHTDTGDFVVVTNAERVVFTGKKWDQKRYTWYTGYTRQKSESAAERLAKQPETILREAVRRMLPKNKLATKMLDKLKVYKGPEHPHQAQNPQPVELAVS
- the rpsI gene encoding 30S ribosomal protein S9 — encoded protein: MANATADSLGTGRRKTSVARVRIRPGSGKITINKRPLDDFFHNVKDRAAVLAPLETTGQVETVDVIIDVKGGGMTGQSGACKLGIARALKGHSSEMEAALRQASMLTRDGRMKERKKYGLRGARRGTQFSKR
- a CDS encoding EamA family transporter, with translation MSITDHWLFWALLSAVFAALTAIFAKVGLEEVDADYATLIRTAVIFAVLAFLVWGLGKWRSPLTLPPSAGLFLILSGLATGASWFCYFRALKAGAVSQVAPIDKLSVVLVAVFATLFLNERPAPIAWLGICCIGFGAALIGLQR